tatatacaacaggGCCCCCATGAGGGTTTGGGACGAGACTGCCTACCCCCTTCCTCGCCCCGGAAATTAAAACGGGGGTCAAACTTGCCATTTCCCCCGCCCTGTCCCCAGTTTTTGTAACAAATATCCCCTATATGAGATCAGATCCCACGAGACTTTTTGATATCTATTCCACTAAAATTTAATTCTATTTCTAAAAGCAATTACATTAAGATTGATACATTATGTCAGGTTCTATTCCATTAAAAAGACAATACATCAAACTCAATTCAAAATGCATTCCACTCCATTACATAAGAATACAATAAATACACCACAATACTTAATTAATAATCTTAAAAACTGTGACATtctcaatttcacggccagaaaataccgatttatttatggtttgttttaaaataaaacacgTTGTAGTAATCATCAACTTGACACTTGAACAAAAATAGACAATTGAATAGAAATTGGTGTAAAGAAAGCTAATAAAGATGGAGTATTATCTATATATACTCTTAACTTTTTCGCTCTCGatgcaaaacaaaaaaaaaggagGTGAAGAAAAAATACCGTGGAAATGACATCTCAAAGAAAATATGTGGTTCTCAACTTTTCAAGGATTTTAAAATTAGACTAAACATGGTTGGTATGCGCTTGAAAGAAAGGAGGCATGATGATAGTAGCCAAGAAATAGGTACCTATACAATGCTTTACTTGATTATTAAATCTAAAATAGGACAAAACATCAAGGTAATTTTAAGTGTTgcacatttaacaaaaaaaaaacattatgtcTTCATAGTTTGTAGTTATAATTATTCCATGTTTATTGCTTTTATGTAAAATTGGAACAATAATCAATGAGTTTTGCAAAATGAGAGAAAATGTTGTAAAATGAAAGTTGGTGATGTTGTATATATCATGACCATTTATAATTTAAATGGTGAATCATAATGAAATTATCATAAAAAATGTTGTTTAAGGGTAATATAGTTATTTTGTACAGTCAGTCAAAtgtaaaatcaaacaataaatttcAGTCATAAGTTAACTTAGTCAGAACTTCTAACTCAGTCAGTTTTTAACACATTCAACTTTGATTCAgttaacaactatcaaaggattcATAACTTGGTGAATTTAAATTTCCTACTAAACAACggttaaaaaaagttattttatatggaaaaatagtaaattatttttaaaaaacaagACCatgtttttttaactatttttttaaaaataataaaaaattgttttcaaaaacacttttcttttttcaaaatattattttaaacacGTATTACATAATTTTGTTACCCAAATATGCCAATTCCCCAGAAACAAATACCGAGAGACCCTACTTTTTTGAAAGGAAAAAAAACCTCTGATACCGAAGTTTCAACCCTAATCGGAAAATCCACTTTCTTTGCTGAAATTTCAAGGAGACGCGAACAAAGGAAGACGAACTTTCAAGGAGACACGAACAAAGGAAGACGATCTCTTTCCAGAGTTTATCGCCATCATTCCATTGTTTTATTCTCATTTCATATCCAGCTTTGGCTTATAGTATAATGGCTTCCTGCCAAGAAAAAGACGAATTCCGCTTCAGGTAACCCAGTCATTTAATGTTCGATTTTAGTTATTTGTGCGTTTTTACGTAAGGTTTTGTAATAAATCTAGGGTTTGTTCGTCGAGTGCTCCTCACAGTTCTATGTTtgtaatttagggttttagaaggGTGCTAGTACGTGCCATATCTACATACGCGGAACCGGTGAGAGTTGAGTGCGTCTAACAACGGTGCATTCTTCTTCTCCTACTGATTAATCAATTTGGTACTGCATTTAATCTTGATCTCCTATCGATTTCCGACGTCACTTCTCTCACATTTTGTCAACCATTTTCTGGTCGACGTTGCTGAGAAAATTCTTTAACCATTTCTAGTGCATTATCCTCCATTGTTTTGAGGCTATGGCTTCTTAGATATTGTCTACACTAACTGATTTATTGCGCCCATGCAAACtgacccaaaggtactgaatatATTTTTTTGCTTTCGGTTTCACCGATTATTGAGAAGATCCTATACTGGAGGTAGGAGGCAGAGCgagaaagaaacctgaaaaatgGTAAGTTATGAGTTATGGTTAGTTGGTGTTCTACTGTATATCAGAATGTACTTATTTTTCAATTTCGGTGTGTCTTCTTCTCTTTTGTCTGGTCATTATTCGGAGAATATAACTCTTTTCTGGCTTGAACTTTGTGTTCCTACAGCAGCCAGATATCAGAAAATGGTTCATGAAGCAACATGACAAAGCAGATGATAATGGCAAAGCACCAAAACCTGCAAAACCCACACTTGCGATACCTGGGAAGGTGTCAACTGCTAAAGATGCCTCACCTTCATCACCTGTGAAATCCGTAAGTATAAAAAAAAGTTGATTATAGTTATAGACATCACAAGGGTTTTGAAAATTTATAAAATGATGAGTTTGATGTTTGTGACTTGTAGGCACAAGGTGGTCAAGAAAGTTCCGGGAGGCGGAAAACCAGTAAATACTTTGCCAGTGACAAACAAAACAAAGAAGATCCTTCAGAAATATCTGAAGTCACAGCAAAAAGAAAGGCAAAGAGTGATGATGTGAAGCCGTCACCTGTAAAGAAGTCACGGAAagtggatgatgatgatgatgatgatgacgacttTGTAATGCCCAAAACTGAAAAAAGCTCAGTTGAAGCAACTCCTAGTAAGAAACTTAAGAGTGGTTCAGGTAAGGGAATTCCCATTGCAAGTGTGAAAGAAGATGATGTTGTGATAAGTCCTAAATCTGCTGGAAGAGGTCGTGGTAGGGGTAGGACAGCTGGTGGAAGGGGGACAAAGTTGGAAAGTGATGAGGGCAATgctgatgatgatgaggatgctAAGGAGGTTAAGTCTGCTGGCCGTGGTCGTGGTGGAAGGGGTGGTTCAGCGGCGGCAGGTGGTGGAAGAGGTGGTGGGCGTGGTGGATTCATGGCTTTCGGTGAAAGAAAAGATCCTCCCCACAAAGGAGAAAAGGTTTGTGGATCATTAGTTGAATTTCTAATTGCCAAATCCAAATGCTTACATATTATTTTAACTGACAGGAAGTTCCGGAAGGTTCTGCTGAGTGTTTATCTGGTTTGACATTTGTCATCAGTGGAACACTCGACAGTTTGGAAAGAGAAGAAGCTGAAGATTTGATTAAACGATATGGTGGTCGTGTTACTGGATCTGTTAGCAAGAAAACGGTTGACTTCTTGATGCTTTCctgtgattttgattttgattttgactatGCTTGTGTGATTTTGacattctttcttttctttttttgtttctttatgAAAGAATTATCTTTTATGCGATGAAGATATTGGCGGAAGGAAATCAGCAAAAGCAAAAGAGCTAGGGTTTGTAATCTTGATTCTTGCATTGATATCCACTTTCCTTTGATTTATTTTTCAATCTAATTttgtgactttttttttttttttaaatctttatgAAGTACTGGTTTTCTCACTGAGGATGGATTGTTTGACATGATTCGTGCATCAAATCGTTCAAAATCCACCAAAAAAGAAGATCCCAAGAAACAAGTGGACAAAATAGCAACACCTTCAAAAGCAAGCCCTATTAAAGGAGGAAATAAAagtatgaaactttatataaaacTTTAACAATAACCATCTATCTTTATGTGTTGACCATTTTATTTGCAACATTTTAGAGGAAGAAGTTTGTGAATCTCCACAAAAGGGTAAAGCTACCACGCATGCTAGTCCAGGTGTCGCTTCTTCCATGCGGAAAAAACCAACAGTGGGCCAGTCTTCACTACCATGGACAGAAAAGTACAAACCAAAGGTTCCAAATGATATCATTGGGAATCAGTCTCTAGTTAAGCAGCTTCATGATTGGTTGATACATTGGAATGATAATTTCCTAAATGGTGCCAGCAAGGCGAAGGGAAAGAAACAGAGCGACTCAGGGGCAAAGAAGGCAATATTGCTAAGTGGTACACCTGGCATAGGGAAGACCACGTCAGCAAAGTTGGTTAGTCAGATGCTTGGGTTCCAGACAATTGAGGTTAATGCCAGTGATAGTCGTGGAAAAGCTGATGCCAAAATTGAAAAGGGAATTGGTAGTAGCACTGCTAATTCTGTAAAAGAGCTTGTTAGTAATCAATCTttaagtgttgactttgaccggtcAAAGCATCCAAAGGCGGTGTTGATTATGGATGAGGTTGATGGTATGTCTGCTGGAGATAGAGGTGGTGTGGCTGATCTTATTGCCAGCATTAAAATATCTAAAATCCCTATAATTTGTATATGCAATGATCGATATAGTCAAAAACTAAAAAGCTTGGTCAACTACTGCTTACTTCTTTCCTTCCGGAAACCAACAAAACAACAAATGGCGAAAAGATTGTTACAAGTTGCAAATGCAGAAAAGATTCAAGTAAATGAGGTGGCACTTGAGGAACTAGCTGAAAGAGTTAATGGAGATATGCGTATGGCTCTGAATCAATTACAATACATGAGTCTCTCAATGTCTGTCATTAAGTTTGATGATGTGAGACAACGCCTTCTTACTAGCTCTAAAGACGAAGACATTTCTCCATTTACAGCAGTTGATAAGTATGAACCAATAACAAGTCTATGTTTttgttatatttataaaaaacaatCCATGGCTAATTATTTGGGTTTTTCTTGTTGAAGGTTGTTTGGTTACAATGGTGGAAAGCTACGGATGGATGAACGGTTTGATCTGAGCATGAGtgatatggatttagtacctcTTTTGATTCAGGAAAACTATATAAACTACAGGCCAAGTACAGCTGGCAAAGATGAGAATGGTCTCAAGAGGTTGAACTTGATCGCACGTGCTGCTGATTCAATTGCAAGTGGAGATATAATCAATGTACAAATAAGAAGATATCAAAAGTGGCAACTCTCTCAAAGTAGTTCGCTCGTGTCAGCTATAATCCCGTAAGTtagttttaatattttcagttaTGTGGATAATTGTTGatgatgataatttttttttgttttgtttgaaaaAGGGCTGCTTTGTTACGTGGACAAAGGGAAACACTTGAACAGGTAAAAGTTCTTTAATTGGGTGTAAATAAATCGATGTATGTCttattttttatatgtatatagggtgaacgaaacTTTAACAGATTTGGGGGGTGGCTTGGAAAGAACTCTACCATGGGAAAGAATTATAGGCTTCTTGAAGATGCTCATGTTCATCTTTTAGCTTCTCTACAATTCAATTTGGGCAGGTAATGTATATTTTCTTAATAAGTTAATTGAGTTTTAGTTTTCACTTTTCGCTGGAGTGTAAACAGTTTTTGATGAATGATGATTTTGGTCAACTGGTGTAGGTCGACCCTGTGTCTCGATTATCTGTCTCTTCTACTTAAGCACATGACTGATCCATTAAAGACACTGCCAAAGGTACaagtgattttaaaaaaaaaaaagtgctaTGATTTCTTTTAACTGAATGTTGTTTTGGATAAATGgcaggatgaaggtgttgaaaaGGTCGTGGAGTTTATGGATGCATACTCTATTAGTCAGGAGGATTTTGAGTCACTGATGCTGATGTCCAAGTTTCAGGTAAATAAAATAACAGTTTGTGGTTTTTTTTATTCACTtggattataaatttataattattattattattatatgtgtAGGGGAGGCCGAATTTACTTGAGGGTGTGCAACCTGCTGTGAAAGCTGCACTGACGAAGGCGTACAATAAAGGAAGCAAGACACGGGTGATACGTACAGCAGATTTGATCACACTTCCAGGCATTAAAAAAGCTCCAAAGAAACGGGTTCAAGCAATGCTAGAGCCAGTAGATGTTGGTGATGCAACAGTGGAGAATGAGGAAAACAACTCGGATGATGTTGAGGATTTGGGTATTCTTATTGTTTTTCACATTGTTTTTGTTTATCATCTTTTAAAATGGTTTCCATTCATGAGTACGATTTTTGTgtgatttattaaaaaaaaaaaaaatcagaaggtGATGCTGAGGAGGAAAAGCCTAAAGTGGACATTGCAAGCCTCTCTTCAAAAGGTAAGATTCTCCTCCTTACAATTTCTAGAAGCAGATAAATCTGTTATTGAGTTGACTTATtttgtatgtgtgtatgtatgtatgtaggaATTCAAGTACAAGTGGATGCAAAAAAGGCTTCAGGCTCAAAGAAGGCCCCTGCTGCAGGAGGAGGAGGAGGCAGGGGAAGAGGGGGTGGTGCTGCTCCCAAAAGGAAAAGATGAAGGACaggtttggttttggttttggttttgtgaAGTTATCTGTTTTGGGTGTTTGTGGGTGATGTGCTGTAAACAATGAAAAAAATGTCTCGAGAGTTTTCAAGATATGCGATCTTTGGTATGAGTTTGTTGTTTTGGATGATCTTGGTCTCTTTTTGCAAAGCTGAGGTTATAAGTCAATTAAAGCTCAAGTAGATGAATAATTtaagtatatatataattaaaataaagttaTAGAAGTAAGAAAAATGATTCACCTGAGATAAACAATTCAATATGGTATTGTATGAGGACTTCTAGACATCCATTGCAATATGATGATTCATTTAATGATTATATATGCTGTTTGTAAGCAACTTTTTAATATAATgattcatttcatcaaaaaaacAGTTAGTTACATATTTCATCATGTATCAAATATTAGTCAAGGGAATTCATGTTTAAATAACTTATAGGATTACTCGTACGAGTGCTAGTCTCATCAGGCTAGCCCACACAATCAAAAATTTCCTCTTTATAACACAGTTTATAGGGAACTAGAGTATAGGCACCTCAAAATATACCCCAAATGTGTCTGATAGTTGGCTAACCTATGCCCACAAGGTCTAATCAACTTACATTTTTCTTCCATTCTCACCGGTTTAAATATATGAATCTACTACAAGACatctagttcacttaaaccatAACTATGATACTAACTTGAcaaattaatacaaaatacacCAATTTCTTTTTAAATCACAAACTACATGGTGTACATTCATATTAAAATCGTAGAATACAAGTACTTACAAAAAAGGATTGTAtaccacaaaattatacaaagTTTCGAGTCAGGCTATGTCTTTATCTTTATGGGTTTCACTTGGAACTGAAAGGCAAAACAAGTAACGATTAAGGTATGCAAGCTTAGTGAGTACTCAAATAACCATATACCTATAATATCAACCACAATCAACGATAACGTTTCAATCaacataaacatgtataaatcacaTATCCTTTCAAGGTAATTTAACAATGGTTCTTGCCACAAAACTCAGTAAGTTCTGTCCCTCCAAATCGCATAAATTACCCCTTTGGTCCTCCTACTTAGCCTTTACATTTACATTCCCTTTATAAATAAAACCTCATTATTTTAGGGTTTTAAACCTCCAATTTTCACACATTTTATTACATTACATAGGTTATACCCAAAAAACCACAAATATCATTTTGACATTTTAATTCACATATGACGACTAAAAAGAGAACGGGTTTACatatcatttctttcatttcctacAATTTTTGCATTTCTCATATGATCGGGTTACATTACATATATCATTATATTGTAACATGAGTTTAAGCTAAACCTGATAAAGACACATTATTTCTAAGATCTCATCAGTAACCAGTTTCTTAATACAAATAATTTATGGGTACAACTCCTCCCAAGTCCCAATGTAAGAAATAATCATATGATGATATTCAAATGTGtggaaaaaattatatatatataaattacccTAAACCTCAACCCCTAATTTTCATAATAAACCTAATCATGAAACCAGGTCAAAATCTTCAAATCTTTAACCACATATGATCATTGGTCCATATCAAAATATAGTCTTTATGGACCCATATCCATTATGATGTGACTTCTGCCATTTCCATGCAACCTCCAAACTTTTTTCTAAATCAGTGTGCCGAGCTGACCAGTTGAGTTCCCGAAGTATCTTTGATGGGTCACTGTACACCTCAGCATAGTCACCAGGCCTACGTGGCAGGTAGTCCACTTTAATCGATGCCCCTGTTGCCTTCTTACATGCTTCCACAAACTCTTTAACTGATCTACCTGTCATACCATTCACAAAACAACattgtaattaaaaaaaaaagattgtacCATTTAATTAtgttatattataaaaaaaaaagattgtacCTTTTCCTGTTCCAACATTGTAAATCCCAACATGGCCAGGTTTTGCATTCTCAAGTGCTTTTACATGAGCATCAACTAAATCAGTAACATCAATGTAGTCACGTATGCAAGTTCCATCTGGGGTTTTATAGTCTGTTCCTCGAACCTTCATCACATTCACATACAAAGTTAATCTGTTTggttggaatggaatggaatcagATGtgggaatggaatggaatgaaagATTACCTTGAGCCCATTGGTAATTCCACGAGCTGCATCAAAACATGCACCTGATATTCTTCCATGTTCACGTAACTCTGGTCTTGGTGCTTCTCCTAATCTTCCATCTGGATCTGAACCAATCACATTGAAGTATCTGGAATTCAATAAGTTGTCAGAAACATTTTTACTAAACTATGTGTCAAATGAAAAATTGTTAATCAACCTTAAAATCATAACTGCCATGTCTGAGTTTTGATGAAAATCTTGAATGATATCTTCAGACATCTTTTTGGCTTTCCCATATGGATTAATAGGATTTTGAGGGGTTTCTTCTGTAATTGGCATCTTTTCAGGTTCCCCATATGTAGCACATGTGCTAGAATATATAAGTGTATTAACATTATGTACTGACATAGCCTCCAATACCACAAGGGTATTTGATGTAATGTTGTGATAATACCTGCATCAttacaacaaaaaaaaacaacatttt
The genomic region above belongs to Lactuca sativa cultivar Salinas chromosome 4, Lsat_Salinas_v11, whole genome shotgun sequence and contains:
- the LOC111914702 gene encoding replication factor C subunit 1 isoform X1 — translated: MQPDIRKWFMKQHDKADDNGKAPKPAKPTLAIPGKVSTAKDASPSSPVKSAQGGQESSGRRKTSKYFASDKQNKEDPSEISEVTAKRKAKSDDVKPSPVKKSRKVDDDDDDDDDFVMPKTEKSSVEATPSKKLKSGSGKGIPIASVKEDDVVISPKSAGRGRGRGRTAGGRGTKLESDEGNADDDEDAKEVKSAGRGRGGRGGSAAAGGGRGGGRGGFMAFGERKDPPHKGEKEVPEGSAECLSGLTFVISGTLDSLEREEAEDLIKRYGGRVTGSVSKKTNYLLCDEDIGGRKSAKAKELGTGFLTEDGLFDMIRASNRSKSTKKEDPKKQVDKIATPSKASPIKGGNKKEEVCESPQKGKATTHASPGVASSMRKKPTVGQSSLPWTEKYKPKVPNDIIGNQSLVKQLHDWLIHWNDNFLNGASKAKGKKQSDSGAKKAILLSGTPGIGKTTSAKLVSQMLGFQTIEVNASDSRGKADAKIEKGIGSSTANSVKELVSNQSLSVDFDRSKHPKAVLIMDEVDGMSAGDRGGVADLIASIKISKIPIICICNDRYSQKLKSLVNYCLLLSFRKPTKQQMAKRLLQVANAEKIQVNEVALEELAERVNGDMRMALNQLQYMSLSMSVIKFDDVRQRLLTSSKDEDISPFTAVDKLFGYNGGKLRMDERFDLSMSDMDLVPLLIQENYINYRPSTAGKDENGLKRLNLIARAADSIASGDIINVQIRRYQKWQLSQSSSLVSAIIPAALLRGQRETLEQGERNFNRFGGWLGKNSTMGKNYRLLEDAHVHLLASLQFNLGRSTLCLDYLSLLLKHMTDPLKTLPKDEGVEKVVEFMDAYSISQEDFESLMLMSKFQGRPNLLEGVQPAVKAALTKAYNKGSKTRVIRTADLITLPGIKKAPKKRVQAMLEPVDVGDATVENEENNSDDVEDLEGDAEEEKPKVDIASLSSKGIQVQVDAKKASGSKKAPAAGGGGGRGRGGGAAPKRKR
- the LOC111914702 gene encoding replication factor C subunit 1 isoform X2; the encoded protein is MPDIRKWFMKQHDKADDNGKAPKPAKPTLAIPGKVSTAKDASPSSPVKSAQGGQESSGRRKTSKYFASDKQNKEDPSEISEVTAKRKAKSDDVKPSPVKKSRKVDDDDDDDDDFVMPKTEKSSVEATPSKKLKSGSGKGIPIASVKEDDVVISPKSAGRGRGRGRTAGGRGTKLESDEGNADDDEDAKEVKSAGRGRGGRGGSAAAGGGRGGGRGGFMAFGERKDPPHKGEKEVPEGSAECLSGLTFVISGTLDSLEREEAEDLIKRYGGRVTGSVSKKTNYLLCDEDIGGRKSAKAKELGTGFLTEDGLFDMIRASNRSKSTKKEDPKKQVDKIATPSKASPIKGGNKKEEVCESPQKGKATTHASPGVASSMRKKPTVGQSSLPWTEKYKPKVPNDIIGNQSLVKQLHDWLIHWNDNFLNGASKAKGKKQSDSGAKKAILLSGTPGIGKTTSAKLVSQMLGFQTIEVNASDSRGKADAKIEKGIGSSTANSVKELVSNQSLSVDFDRSKHPKAVLIMDEVDGMSAGDRGGVADLIASIKISKIPIICICNDRYSQKLKSLVNYCLLLSFRKPTKQQMAKRLLQVANAEKIQVNEVALEELAERVNGDMRMALNQLQYMSLSMSVIKFDDVRQRLLTSSKDEDISPFTAVDKLFGYNGGKLRMDERFDLSMSDMDLVPLLIQENYINYRPSTAGKDENGLKRLNLIARAADSIASGDIINVQIRRYQKWQLSQSSSLVSAIIPAALLRGQRETLEQGERNFNRFGGWLGKNSTMGKNYRLLEDAHVHLLASLQFNLGRSTLCLDYLSLLLKHMTDPLKTLPKDEGVEKVVEFMDAYSISQEDFESLMLMSKFQGRPNLLEGVQPAVKAALTKAYNKGSKTRVIRTADLITLPGIKKAPKKRVQAMLEPVDVGDATVENEENNSDDVEDLEGDAEEEKPKVDIASLSSKGIQVQVDAKKASGSKKAPAAGGGGGRGRGGGAAPKRKR
- the LOC111914703 gene encoding probable UDP-arabinose 4-epimerase 3 isoform X2; translation: MQNFNKPRTQPRPNRSYALGGMDHTEPNKKKGFVRKIIFASFLIALCIFMLKQSPSFRSPSPFSRHETGITHVLVTGGAGYIGSHATLRLLKDSYRVTIVDNLSRGNIGAVKVLQDLFPQPGRLQFIYADLGDAKAVNKIFSENAFDAVIHFAAVAYVGESTLDPLKYYHNITSNTLVVLEAMSVHNVNTLIYSSTCATYGEPEKMPITEETPQNPINPYGKAKKMSEDIIQDFHQNSDMAVMILRYFNVIGSDPDGRLGEAPRPELREHGRISGACFDAARGITNGLKVRGTDYKTPDGTCIRDYIDVTDLVDAHVKALENAKPGHVGIYNVGTGKGRSVKEFVEACKKATGASIKVDYLPRRPGDYAEVYSDPSKILRELNWSARHTDLEKSLEVAWKWQKSHHNGYGSIKTIF
- the LOC111914703 gene encoding probable UDP-arabinose 4-epimerase 3 isoform X1, giving the protein MADGTITGDSSISSLLIPKPRQKEKTTIQKLGPRTQFVCPTLSSFFHRFWNAAFVRGILLLQMQNFNKPRTQPRPNRSYALGGMDHTEPNKKKGFVRKIIFASFLIALCIFMLKQSPSFRSPSPFSRHETGITHVLVTGGAGYIGSHATLRLLKDSYRVTIVDNLSRGNIGAVKVLQDLFPQPGRLQFIYADLGDAKAVNKIFSENAFDAVIHFAAVAYVGESTLDPLKYYHNITSNTLVVLEAMSVHNVNTLIYSSTCATYGEPEKMPITEETPQNPINPYGKAKKMSEDIIQDFHQNSDMAVMILRYFNVIGSDPDGRLGEAPRPELREHGRISGACFDAARGITNGLKVRGTDYKTPDGTCIRDYIDVTDLVDAHVKALENAKPGHVGIYNVGTGKGRSVKEFVEACKKATGASIKVDYLPRRPGDYAEVYSDPSKILRELNWSARHTDLEKSLEVAWKWQKSHHNGYGSIKTIF
- the LOC111914703 gene encoding UDP-arabinose 4-epimerase 1 isoform X3, whose product is MSVHNVNTLIYSSTCATYGEPEKMPITEETPQNPINPYGKAKKMSEDIIQDFHQNSDMAVMILRYFNVIGSDPDGRLGEAPRPELREHGRISGACFDAARGITNGLKVRGTDYKTPDGTCIRDYIDVTDLVDAHVKALENAKPGHVGIYNVGTGKGRSVKEFVEACKKATGASIKVDYLPRRPGDYAEVYSDPSKILRELNWSARHTDLEKSLEVAWKWQKSHHNGYGSIKTIF